The Sulfurospirillum halorespirans DSM 13726 genome has a window encoding:
- a CDS encoding helix-turn-helix domain-containing protein — protein MHTEVKLFYDIDPNSPNEERNFFIGQAKHAPLPEGTPPPLPHRHPFYEIIFVEKGNGIMRIDFTDRPMQKGSLYLMLPSQIHLPLYTGEFQGFLLRFDISIFADKTFLENLSIFNFDYLLVEEPAYSALEGLLLSLHEEFKSEKALKQCTINNLLKLFLIQVQRLLPNVVNENTQTTIFGSLNTLLESNNYKIQTPAFYAKKLKISLKVLNQAVKEYTSIPCGEYIRSKTVIEAKRLLCYTGMNSNEIAAMLGFEDAAYFSRFFKRETGFTPLVFRKQSL, from the coding sequence ATGCACACGGAAGTCAAGCTTTTTTACGATATTGACCCAAACAGCCCCAATGAGGAGCGAAATTTTTTTATCGGACAAGCTAAGCATGCACCTTTGCCAGAAGGAACGCCTCCTCCACTCCCGCACCGTCACCCTTTTTATGAAATTATTTTTGTTGAAAAAGGCAATGGCATTATGCGCATTGACTTTACCGATAGACCGATGCAAAAAGGCTCTTTGTACCTGATGCTCCCTTCTCAAATCCATTTACCTCTTTACACGGGAGAATTTCAAGGCTTTTTGCTCCGTTTTGACATCTCCATTTTTGCAGACAAGACATTTTTGGAAAATCTCTCTATCTTTAATTTTGATTATCTGCTGGTTGAAGAGCCCGCTTACAGTGCCTTAGAGGGGTTGTTACTCAGTTTACATGAAGAGTTTAAAAGCGAAAAAGCACTGAAACAGTGTACGATCAACAACTTACTCAAACTCTTTTTGATTCAAGTACAAAGGCTTCTGCCCAATGTCGTCAATGAAAACACCCAAACGACTATTTTTGGCTCACTCAACACTCTTTTAGAGAGCAATAATTATAAAATTCAAACGCCCGCTTTTTATGCCAAAAAACTCAAAATTTCACTCAAAGTGCTCAATCAAGCCGTCAAAGAGTACACAAGCATTCCTTGTGGTGAATACATTCGCTCCAAAACGGTCATAGAGGCCAAACGACTGCTCTGTTATACAGGAATGAATTCCAATGAAATTGCTGCGATGCTAGGCTTTGAAGATGCGGCCTATTTTAGCCGCTTTTTTAAACGAGAGACGGGATTTACCCCATTGGTATTTCGAAAGCAATCACTTTAA
- a CDS encoding DUF190 domain-containing protein, with product MKGFQLVFLTLQSRKHPNGEHISQWLMDVSEKIGIKGVTILKASQGIGRDGKLHSSNFFELADEPLEIMMNVNEAECEKLFTLLSEEKLGLFYTKTAIEFGTI from the coding sequence ATGAAAGGTTTTCAACTCGTTTTTTTAACCCTACAAAGTCGCAAACACCCCAATGGTGAGCACATCAGCCAGTGGCTTATGGATGTTTCTGAAAAAATTGGCATCAAAGGCGTAACGATTTTAAAGGCATCCCAAGGTATTGGAAGAGATGGAAAACTGCACTCTTCAAACTTTTTTGAACTGGCGGATGAGCCCCTTGAGATTATGATGAATGTGAATGAAGCAGAGTGTGAAAAACTCTTTACACTTCTAAGTGAAGAGAAGCTGGGACTTTTTTACACCAAAACTGCGATCGAATTTGGGACAATTTAG
- a CDS encoding helix-turn-helix domain-containing protein, with amino-acid sequence MMTLPHYSITEEHFRIDKIEYLTPVPRHKHDCYELFFILEGEGTFYVDCQSYEIHKHSFFLVSPNQIHGWEHTRNLHGYLLKFDASFFSERSFIEYISLFHFDTVNVSESEFLSFESVLKSLHVEYRTSKSFKDCTITNLLQILLIYVKRALPAKPASFMTNALFTKLNDLMHENNYQITPVTYYAKKLKTSVKLLNQAIKESSGFNCGEFIRTKTMQEAKRLLKYDTMSCNEIADRLGFIDPSYFSRFFKREVGVSPKNFRNALEQKYNF; translated from the coding sequence ATGATGACACTACCTCATTATAGTATTACAGAAGAGCATTTTAGAATCGATAAAATCGAATATCTAACGCCTGTTCCTCGGCATAAACATGATTGCTATGAGCTTTTTTTTATTCTTGAAGGCGAAGGAACATTTTACGTGGATTGTCAGAGTTATGAAATTCACAAACACTCCTTTTTTCTCGTCTCTCCCAATCAAATCCATGGCTGGGAACACACGCGCAATCTTCATGGGTATCTTTTGAAATTCGATGCCTCTTTCTTCTCTGAGCGATCGTTCATCGAATACATCTCTCTTTTTCATTTTGATACGGTGAATGTCAGCGAGTCTGAATTTTTATCCTTTGAGTCTGTTCTGAAAAGCTTACATGTAGAATACCGCACATCCAAATCATTTAAAGATTGCACGATTACCAATCTACTTCAAATTTTGCTCATTTATGTCAAACGTGCGTTACCTGCAAAACCTGCATCGTTTATGACCAATGCGCTTTTTACAAAACTCAATGATCTTATGCATGAGAACAACTACCAAATCACACCTGTCACCTACTACGCTAAAAAATTAAAAACCAGTGTCAAGCTTCTCAATCAAGCTATTAAAGAGAGTTCAGGCTTTAACTGCGGTGAATTTATTCGCACGAAGACGATGCAAGAAGCCAAAAGACTTCTCAAATACGACACCATGTCTTGCAATGAAATTGCTGATCGTTTAGGCTTTATAGACCCCTCGTACTTCAGTCGATTCTTTAAACGTGAAGTGGGTGTTTCTCCCAAAAATTTTCGTAACGCATTGGAACAAAAGTACAATTTTTAA
- a CDS encoding YceI family protein, with protein sequence MKKLICSLLLLSGLVYAENIEIHGTSTLHDWKMVSNKTDVAFENDGSKITKLNVSVQIKTLKSGDEGLDEKAYETLKIDRNNVITFKLLEADLAAGTVKGVFKVLDKERTETLKPEVLTLDHVAGNFKVKMTEFGLEIPSVMFGAIKSGDEVTVKYDIKK encoded by the coding sequence GTGAAAAAATTGATTTGCAGCCTTTTACTTTTATCTGGTTTGGTTTACGCTGAGAACATTGAGATTCATGGAACATCGACACTCCATGATTGGAAAATGGTCTCAAACAAAACCGATGTTGCTTTTGAAAACGATGGTTCTAAAATCACAAAACTGAACGTTTCCGTTCAAATTAAAACACTGAAAAGTGGTGATGAAGGACTCGATGAGAAAGCTTATGAGACACTCAAAATTGATCGCAACAATGTGATTACCTTTAAGCTTCTTGAAGCTGATTTAGCAGCAGGCACGGTTAAAGGTGTTTTCAAAGTGCTTGATAAAGAGCGAACCGAAACACTGAAGCCTGAAGTTTTAACGCTCGATCATGTTGCGGGTAACTTTAAAGTCAAAATGACAGAGTTTGGTCTTGAAATCCCATCTGTTATGTTTGGTGCAATTAAATCAGGTGATGAAGTAACCGTTAAATACGACATCAAGAAATAA
- a CDS encoding formate dehydrogenase subunit gamma, with the protein MRKYMTLFIAALCLASVAYATDSQIWGEMRIQNILGYGQEESWKLGPLFTLLQSKYFAWIFLGVLLGVPLVFFLHYKIVGPKVFPHSHNKHYAFNLFHRTVHQIAAVSFLVLLPTGFIIVFGDFFGGGTLVRMAKNLHGLFTIPFAIVVIPMALMWLKEALFNLEDVKWFMILGGYLSKEKQIINATQFNAGQKMWYWVAILGGITMILSGAFMFFLDFKMEMLHNITGLSQIDLLRVAAILHNVMGFAVVALFITHVYMSMFAIKGAVHSIITGYVEEEEVKILHNAWYKKLKEKGKF; encoded by the coding sequence ATGAGAAAGTATATGACACTGTTCATTGCAGCTCTGTGTTTGGCATCAGTGGCATACGCCACTGATAGCCAAATCTGGGGTGAGATGCGCATCCAAAATATTCTAGGATACGGACAAGAAGAGTCATGGAAATTAGGACCCTTGTTTACCCTGTTGCAAAGCAAATACTTTGCATGGATCTTCCTAGGCGTCTTGTTAGGCGTTCCTTTGGTGTTTTTCTTACACTATAAAATCGTAGGGCCTAAAGTATTCCCACACAGTCATAACAAACATTATGCCTTTAATCTGTTTCATCGAACCGTCCATCAAATTGCGGCGGTTAGCTTTTTGGTGCTGCTTCCCACAGGATTCATCATCGTGTTTGGTGACTTCTTTGGGGGTGGAACGCTCGTGAGAATGGCAAAGAACCTTCATGGACTCTTTACCATTCCTTTTGCGATTGTGGTCATTCCAATGGCGTTGATGTGGCTTAAAGAGGCACTGTTTAATCTGGAAGATGTGAAGTGGTTTATGATTCTCGGAGGCTACCTTTCTAAAGAGAAACAGATCATTAATGCAACCCAATTTAACGCCGGTCAAAAGATGTGGTACTGGGTCGCAATCCTTGGTGGCATCACGATGATTTTAAGTGGTGCTTTTATGTTTTTCTTGGACTTCAAGATGGAAATGTTACATAATATCACAGGTCTTAGCCAGATTGATTTACTGCGCGTTGCAGCGATTTTGCATAACGTTATGGGATTTGCCGTCGTTGCACTCTTCATTACCCATGTGTATATGTCTATGTTTGCGATTAAAGGCGCTGTGCATAGCATTATCACAGGCTACGTCGAAGAAGAGGAAGTGAAGATCCTTCACAATGCGTGGTATAAGAAGCTGAAAGAAAAAGGCAAGTTTTAA
- the crcB gene encoding fluoride efflux transporter CrcB produces MFYTVLAIFSGAGFGALLRWFLGTKLNSYTPSIPLGTLSANLIGGYLIGLFIAFFASNTAIAPEWRLFIITGFLGGLTTFSTFSAEIVALIQEGRFSMSVVAVFLHVMGSITMTLLGIASYTLLHKGSL; encoded by the coding sequence ATGTTCTACACCGTTTTGGCTATTTTCTCAGGTGCTGGTTTTGGTGCACTTTTACGCTGGTTTTTAGGTACTAAACTCAACAGCTACACCCCTTCTATTCCCTTAGGAACACTCAGTGCCAATTTAATTGGCGGATATTTGATTGGATTATTTATCGCTTTCTTCGCCTCCAACACAGCCATTGCACCCGAATGGCGGCTTTTCATCATTACAGGATTTTTAGGTGGACTCACCACCTTTAGCACCTTTAGCGCCGAGATCGTCGCCCTCATTCAAGAAGGACGTTTTAGTATGAGCGTTGTCGCAGTTTTTTTACATGTCATGGGTTCAATTACGATGACGCTGCTGGGCATTGCCAGTTACACCCTACTTCACAAAGGAAGCTTATGA
- the fdh3B gene encoding formate dehydrogenase FDH3 subunit beta, with the protein MSRMKFYCDDNRCIECFACSVACAEAHELPTGISRRKVITLFDGIEGKEVSTSIACMHCTDAPCEQVCPVDCFYIREDGIVLHDKEKCIGCGYCLYACPFGAPQFPRDGAFGAKGAMDKCTMCAGGPLETNSEKERHLYGQNRIAEGRVPMCAAVCSTNALLVGDAESVSTIYRKRVAGRGKGA; encoded by the coding sequence ATGTCAAGAATGAAATTTTACTGTGATGATAACAGATGTATCGAGTGTTTTGCGTGTTCAGTCGCATGTGCTGAGGCGCATGAACTTCCAACGGGTATTAGTCGTCGTAAAGTCATTACGCTGTTTGATGGTATTGAAGGTAAAGAAGTCTCAACATCGATTGCATGTATGCACTGTACAGACGCACCATGCGAGCAAGTTTGCCCAGTGGATTGTTTCTACATTCGTGAAGACGGCATCGTCCTTCATGATAAAGAGAAGTGTATCGGTTGTGGTTACTGCTTGTACGCATGTCCGTTTGGTGCTCCACAATTCCCACGAGATGGTGCTTTTGGTGCTAAGGGAGCGATGGATAAATGTACGATGTGTGCAGGAGGACCACTTGAGACGAACTCTGAAAAAGAGCGACATCTTTACGGTCAAAACCGTATCGCTGAGGGACGTGTACCGATGTGTGCGGCGGTGTGTTCTACCAATGCGCTTCTTGTTGGCGATGCGGAGAGTGTCTCAACCATTTACCGCAAAAGGGTAGCGGGTCGAGGTAAAGGTGCATAA